In the genome of Myxococcus stipitatus, one region contains:
- a CDS encoding metalloregulator ArsR/SmtB family transcription factor gives MCIYMTMQLDVFQVLADPTRRLIVETLLQGEQQVSDVVEKAGIHQSGVSRHLRILSESGFVTMRPEGQRRLYALKSEPFQELEGWLGPYRQLWEERLDRFGAALKKRQEKKGPRT, from the coding sequence ATGTGTATATACATGACCATGCAATTGGACGTCTTCCAGGTGCTCGCGGACCCGACGCGACGCCTCATCGTCGAGACGCTGCTCCAGGGTGAGCAGCAGGTCAGTGACGTCGTCGAGAAGGCCGGCATCCACCAGTCCGGTGTCTCACGGCATCTGCGCATCCTCTCGGAGTCGGGCTTCGTCACGATGCGGCCGGAGGGGCAGCGCCGCCTCTACGCGCTGAAGTCGGAGCCATTCCAGGAGCTGGAAGGGTGGCTCGGTCCCTACAGGCAGCTGTGGGAGGAGCGGCTGGACCGCTTCGGGGCCGCGCTGAAGAAACGACAAGAGAAGAAAGGACCACGGACATGA
- a CDS encoding ankyrin repeat domain-containing protein, with amino-acid sequence MAETQQPTIHEAAAAGDLQGLTQALQRGEGIDVPRDGGVTPLMAAAFNGQTAAVQQLISHKAALDVQSAAGWTALLYAAKRGHAETLRELLKAGANPNLTAKEGETAIIEAAFNRHEDALMVLLQAGVTSGKPTSIGLTDLIVCADSGFLPAVRLLVERQASVNDANVYGETALIRASLRGHTAIVAFLLRHGADRSLKDSFDKTAKDWAVEKGFPHVAALFDANDAALDAAITSSAGQVSAPVTKSEAREVDFTDFASWTQGYLYGFAAYAPMKHSSDAAAFVELIQRVTQRPVITIGASLHPYQLLRPEGLSIWSYTLLRLHSQQQAALLEVGHGRSSVHTVPPVDAFPMSQWSDKRLFTDVNPVFGKYVPFVIPYLVPKEDGPPYWEKRMAAEVAAHGHATPYLESINEALRFLLPHPAFVVGIDVFDEKSPHAVVQNFVHVAEKLLKATIRQG; translated from the coding sequence ATGGCAGAGACGCAGCAACCGACGATTCATGAAGCAGCAGCCGCGGGCGACTTGCAGGGCCTGACCCAGGCCCTCCAGCGCGGTGAGGGCATCGATGTGCCGCGTGACGGAGGTGTCACGCCGCTGATGGCCGCCGCGTTCAACGGGCAGACCGCCGCCGTCCAGCAGCTCATCTCCCACAAGGCCGCGCTGGACGTGCAGAGCGCCGCAGGATGGACGGCCCTGCTGTACGCCGCGAAGCGTGGACACGCGGAGACCCTCCGCGAGCTGCTGAAGGCCGGGGCCAATCCGAACCTCACCGCGAAGGAGGGCGAGACGGCCATCATCGAGGCGGCCTTCAATCGCCACGAAGACGCGCTCATGGTGCTGCTCCAGGCGGGAGTGACGTCCGGCAAGCCCACGTCCATCGGCCTCACGGACCTCATCGTCTGCGCCGACAGCGGCTTCCTCCCCGCCGTCCGGCTCCTGGTCGAGAGGCAGGCGTCCGTGAACGACGCCAACGTCTATGGCGAGACGGCGCTCATCCGCGCGAGCCTGCGCGGACACACCGCCATCGTGGCCTTCCTGCTCCGTCACGGCGCGGACCGCTCCCTCAAGGACTCGTTCGACAAGACCGCCAAGGACTGGGCCGTGGAGAAGGGGTTCCCCCACGTCGCCGCGCTGTTCGACGCCAACGACGCCGCGCTGGATGCGGCGATCACGTCCTCGGCTGGACAGGTGAGCGCCCCGGTCACGAAGTCCGAGGCGCGCGAGGTGGACTTCACCGACTTCGCCTCCTGGACGCAGGGCTACCTCTATGGCTTCGCCGCCTACGCGCCGATGAAGCACTCCAGCGATGCCGCCGCGTTCGTGGAGCTCATCCAGCGCGTCACGCAGCGCCCCGTCATCACCATCGGCGCATCGCTCCACCCCTACCAGCTCCTCCGGCCCGAGGGCCTCTCCATCTGGAGCTACACCCTGCTGCGCCTGCACTCGCAGCAGCAGGCGGCGCTCCTGGAGGTCGGCCACGGCCGCTCCTCGGTGCACACCGTGCCGCCCGTGGACGCGTTCCCCATGAGCCAGTGGTCCGACAAGCGGCTCTTCACGGACGTCAATCCCGTCTTCGGCAAGTACGTCCCCTTCGTCATCCCGTACCTCGTCCCCAAGGAAGACGGGCCGCCCTACTGGGAGAAGCGGATGGCCGCGGAGGTGGCGGCCCACGGCCACGCCACGCCCTACCTCGAGTCCATCAACGAGGCCCTGCGCTTCCTGCTGCCCCATCCGGCCTTCGTGGTGGGCATTGACGTCTTCGACGAGAAGAGCCCCCACGCCGTCGTCCAGAACTTCGTCCACGTCGCGGAGAAGCTCCTGAAGGCCACCATCCGCCAGGGCTGA